A genomic region of Anaeromicrobium sediminis contains the following coding sequences:
- a CDS encoding hemolysin family protein produces MESMAIILTSLILLIVLSGFFSASETALTSLDKIKLKNKALKGNSKAILMEKIIEKPHTMLIALLIGNNIVNILAASLATSFFTRTFGAIGVTLSTLVLTPIILIFAEIMPKSIAANYPYKISSVFITPLNILMKLLKPFVFLLDKITYFLLKLVGIELKKVTSNISEEEIRLVVNLGEKIGSVKEHEKQMIQNVFDFDDIQIKHIMVPRTDVNFLAEDASFTEVKEIIMKTQFSRIPIYKDNLDNITGILYVKDLLFLTQSEIENFDLTKFLREAFFVSEFMCLHDLFKEMTIKKTHIAIVVGEHGGTNGIIALEDLIEELLGEIRDEYDAEENLIEKIDEYTYMLNGRMRIEDLNKQLNINLSNENSNTIGGFILEQVGCMPIINQKIEYKDYTFIIEKMEFNRIEKIKLFLPHAEK; encoded by the coding sequence ATGGAGAGTATGGCTATTATATTGACTAGTTTAATTCTTTTAATTGTTTTATCAGGTTTTTTTTCTGCAAGTGAAACAGCCCTTACAAGCCTTGATAAAATAAAGCTAAAAAACAAAGCACTTAAAGGGAACTCTAAAGCTATTTTGATGGAGAAAATTATTGAAAAACCACATACAATGTTAATTGCACTTTTAATAGGGAATAATATTGTAAATATTTTAGCTGCTTCTTTAGCTACTTCCTTTTTTACAAGAACCTTTGGGGCAATTGGTGTTACTTTATCTACTTTAGTGCTTACACCAATTATTTTAATTTTTGCTGAAATTATGCCAAAATCTATTGCCGCAAATTATCCTTATAAAATATCTAGTGTTTTCATAACTCCTTTAAATATACTCATGAAGCTGTTAAAGCCCTTTGTATTTCTATTGGATAAAATCACCTATTTCTTATTAAAACTTGTTGGCATTGAGTTAAAAAAAGTAACTAGTAATATTTCGGAGGAAGAAATACGGTTAGTTGTTAATTTAGGAGAAAAAATAGGATCTGTAAAAGAGCATGAAAAGCAGATGATTCAAAATGTATTTGATTTTGATGATATTCAGATTAAACATATTATGGTTCCTAGAACTGATGTTAATTTTTTAGCTGAGGATGCTTCCTTTACAGAAGTAAAAGAAATTATCATGAAAACTCAATTTTCAAGAATTCCTATATATAAAGATAACTTAGATAATATCACAGGTATTCTTTATGTAAAGGACTTGCTATTTTTAACTCAATCTGAAATAGAAAACTTTGATTTGACAAAATTTTTAAGAGAGGCATTTTTTGTATCAGAATTCATGTGTCTGCATGATTTGTTTAAAGAAATGACAATAAAAAAAACACATATTGCTATTGTTGTGGGGGAACATGGTGGTACTAATGGTATCATAGCTCTGGAAGATTTAATTGAAGAATTGCTTGGAGAAATTAGGGATGAATATGATGCAGAAGAAAATCTAATTGAAAAAATAGATGAATATACATATATGCTTAATGGTCGTATGCGTATAGAGGATTTAAATAAACAATTGAACATAAATCTTTCAAATGAAAATAGTAATACTATAGGAGGATTTATCCTTGAACAAGTGGGATGTATGCCAATTATTAACCAAAAAATAGAATATAAAGATTATACCTTTATCATTGAGAAAATGGAGTTTAATAGAATAGAAAAGATCAAATTATTTTTACCTCACGCTGAGAAATGA
- a CDS encoding DUF2922 family protein gives MRGDTIIEKNVFQTENGELKEIDSADVVSTNVVELI, from the coding sequence ATGAGGGGCGATACTATCATTGAAAAGAATGTATTTCAAACTGAAAATGGAGAATTAAAAGAAATTGATTCTGCTGATGTAGTAAGTACAAATGTAGTAGAGTTAATCTAG
- the dptF gene encoding DNA phosphorothioation-dependent restriction protein DptF, translating to MIENCLLDQLKRLKTSSKESVENLESFSNFKKHMHVKRDVEEELYKLIFNSNNSISPKLILVCGSVGDGKSHLISYMKENNNDLIKNFKLHNDATESFDPEKLCIDTLNEELNDFSDERLSENHNEKMILAINLGTLSNFIDSKYGDRYTLLKQFVEDKKILDMNVEDYSYNEDEPFQYVNFSDYHMYSLTEEGPKSDYMRNIINKVVVKSDENPFYMAYNNGCDNCNYKDQCPIKYNYEFLQRDDVQEKITKLLIKGIITNKAIISTRALLDFIYSILVDVRFDNISRTKLKNILKNLEDKDYIDCMLPSILFTENDTSTIINILTKTDPLNSRNEYVDELVINLNNTQNLLQFFIDNMDIENDFKLKEILDANKNMPNREMKNALIKYFFRLYTFNGKESIANEKLYNEFCRLLYYWNVGDRKNIKELNKKIMESIYLWNGQADRDEININLGKKQSKYKVSQELELRPGKNEFKESDEKEILKFISEFLLNFEDRITDNKAQVSIDYKLYELLSKVRNGYRPNKKERTEYINFSEFINKITDIENRDDQIMFSCNMGKDNKKFVLEVDYDGDFRFVER from the coding sequence GTGATTGAAAATTGTTTATTAGATCAACTTAAAAGATTAAAGACTTCTTCAAAAGAATCTGTAGAGAATCTTGAATCCTTTAGTAATTTTAAAAAGCATATGCATGTTAAAAGAGATGTTGAAGAAGAATTATATAAATTAATATTTAATAGTAATAATTCTATATCACCAAAACTTATATTAGTTTGTGGTAGTGTAGGGGATGGTAAATCTCACCTAATATCATATATGAAAGAAAATAATAATGACTTAATTAAGAATTTTAAACTACATAATGATGCTACGGAGAGCTTTGATCCTGAAAAATTATGTATAGATACATTAAATGAAGAGTTAAACGATTTTTCAGATGAAAGATTATCTGAAAATCATAATGAAAAAATGATTTTGGCTATAAACTTAGGAACACTTAGTAATTTTATAGATTCTAAGTATGGAGATAGATATACACTATTAAAACAATTTGTTGAAGATAAAAAGATATTAGATATGAATGTAGAGGATTATTCATATAACGAAGATGAACCATTTCAGTATGTAAATTTTAGTGATTATCATATGTACTCCTTAACAGAAGAAGGTCCTAAGTCGGATTATATGAGAAATATAATAAATAAAGTAGTAGTAAAGAGTGATGAGAATCCTTTTTACATGGCATATAATAATGGATGTGATAATTGTAATTACAAAGACCAATGTCCTATAAAATATAACTATGAATTTTTACAAAGAGATGATGTACAAGAAAAAATAACAAAATTATTGATAAAAGGTATAATTACAAATAAAGCAATTATATCTACTAGAGCTTTATTAGATTTTATATATAGTATTTTAGTAGATGTTAGATTTGATAATATATCAAGGACTAAATTAAAAAATATATTGAAAAACTTAGAAGATAAGGATTATATAGATTGTATGTTACCATCTATATTATTTACTGAAAATGATACATCAACAATAATAAATATCCTTACTAAAACAGATCCATTAAATAGTAGAAATGAATATGTAGATGAACTAGTAATAAACTTAAATAATACACAGAACCTATTACAATTTTTTATAGATAATATGGATATAGAAAATGATTTTAAATTAAAAGAAATATTAGATGCAAATAAAAATATGCCTAATAGAGAAATGAAAAATGCATTGATAAAATATTTCTTTAGGTTATATACCTTTAATGGAAAAGAGTCAATAGCAAATGAAAAACTATACAATGAGTTTTGTAGGCTATTATATTATTGGAACGTAGGAGACAGGAAAAATATAAAAGAATTAAACAAAAAGATAATGGAATCTATATATCTATGGAATGGTCAAGCTGATAGAGATGAAATTAATATAAACTTAGGGAAAAAACAAAGTAAATATAAGGTAAGTCAAGAGTTAGAATTAAGACCGGGAAAAAATGAGTTCAAAGAAAGTGATGAAAAAGAAATACTAAAGTTTATAAGTGAATTTTTATTGAATTTTGAAGATAGAATTACGGACAATAAAGCGCAAGTTAGTATTGACTATAAACTATATGAATTATTGTCTAAAGTTAGAAATGGATATAGGCCTAATAAAAAGGAGAGAACAGAATATATAAACTTCTCAGAGTTTATAAACAAGATAACAGATATAGAAAATAGAGATGACCAAATAATGTTCTCGTGTAATATGGGTAAAGACAATAAGAAGTTTGTTTTAGAAGTAGACTATGACGGCGACTTTAGATTTGTGGAGAGATAG
- the dptG gene encoding DNA phosphorothioation-dependent restriction protein DptG has product MRYEINIEEMKRRYQIKDNKIGLTHKPGKSISIFPYTIGRIPKESKPKFKNSVASFSRKIVKKTMDNMFDGELYMNNILSNVEENEDPTVFKSILNEMFFNKDGSLNIFHPKVLAYIYANGYDNKLGEFIYDVLINGDEETYSKVEKIYNTKPNNTLIKLLFNSLEELKDKKSDKLTYHNCVDEIRNRFKEDFLFIVKDHKTYIENIESLLKFYYFMYVAQTALKFRRFFDEDENEIDKIYFNLDWENTSRSRVSYAEGWRKVESAVHSIFSHANCLEILNHNNMDKELIYDDIKKILDNMNEEEAEAFIDNMDEVLAVYTNNLEDMEWENLSLGDKYNHNRLYKKVYELFSTIDYQFSVSKRKDLHKRYRLWFEEFCKENFLKSRGRLGFTLNLTEDYLLFMTRIIIKEDEKMKLKDFFKEFERRGVFLDRDSRKNITNLFDKLNILEKKSDSGDAQYVKRVL; this is encoded by the coding sequence ATGAGATATGAAATAAATATAGAAGAAATGAAAAGGCGTTATCAAATTAAAGATAACAAGATAGGTTTAACTCATAAACCGGGGAAGAGCATAAGTATATTCCCATATACAATAGGTAGAATTCCTAAAGAGTCTAAACCAAAATTTAAAAATAGTGTAGCTTCGTTTTCTAGAAAAATAGTAAAAAAGACTATGGATAATATGTTTGATGGCGAATTATATATGAACAATATACTATCTAATGTGGAGGAAAATGAAGATCCAACAGTATTTAAAAGTATCCTAAATGAAATGTTTTTTAATAAGGATGGAAGCTTAAATATTTTTCATCCAAAGGTACTAGCTTATATTTACGCCAATGGATATGATAATAAATTAGGTGAATTTATTTATGACGTATTAATAAATGGAGATGAAGAAACCTACTCTAAAGTAGAAAAAATATATAATACAAAACCTAATAATACATTGATTAAATTATTATTTAATAGCTTAGAAGAGTTAAAGGATAAAAAGAGCGACAAGCTAACTTATCATAATTGTGTAGATGAAATAAGAAATAGATTTAAAGAAGATTTTCTATTTATAGTAAAGGACCATAAAACATATATAGAAAACATAGAAAGTTTATTGAAATTCTATTATTTTATGTATGTGGCACAAACCGCACTAAAATTTAGAAGGTTCTTTGATGAAGATGAAAATGAAATTGATAAGATATACTTTAATCTAGATTGGGAAAATACATCTAGATCAAGGGTCAGCTATGCAGAAGGATGGAGAAAAGTAGAGTCAGCTGTGCATAGTATATTCTCCCATGCCAATTGTTTAGAAATATTAAATCATAACAATATGGATAAAGAATTAATCTATGATGATATAAAGAAAATACTAGATAATATGAATGAAGAAGAAGCAGAGGCTTTTATAGATAATATGGATGAAGTATTAGCAGTATATACGAATAACTTAGAAGATATGGAGTGGGAAAATCTATCTTTAGGAGATAAATACAACCACAATAGATTATATAAAAAAGTATATGAATTATTTTCAACGATAGATTATCAATTCAGTGTTTCAAAGCGTAAAGATCTTCATAAAAGATATAGACTGTGGTTTGAAGAGTTTTGTAAAGAAAACTTCTTAAAAAGTAGAGGTAGATTAGGATTTACATTAAACTTAACAGAGGATTACCTTTTATTTATGACTAGAATCATTATAAAAGAAGATGAAAAAATGAAGCTAAAAGACTTCTTTAAAGAATTTGAAAGACGAGGAGTATTTTTAGATCGTGATTCAAGAAAAAATATAACTAATTTATTTGATAAGTTAAATATTTTAGAGAAAAAAAGTGATAGTGGAGATGCCCAATATGTTAAGAGAGTTTTATAA